GTTGAACCACCTCAGGCCACCCAGGACGATGATATTGCCCCTTCAGCTTAATTTTGCCTTTAagaaaatttcttttcctttttttttttatgcactaAGTCAAGAACAGCTATTGTTTGGATGCCCCTCCTGTTTTTGGGGCCCCCCATTTTTGCTTCTAGAATAACTTAACTCTATGTTTGATTTTATAACTGTCtgtgtttgtttttgcttttcatgATTGCATGAGTTGTGTGAGGATTTTTGTACCTTCCTGGGGGTTTTGGAAATGTTTCCCATAATCTGACTTTTTGGTTGTCCTGTATGGACGAGATTATGTTGATCAACTTGAAGGGTTTAATCCTCTTGCTCTTCTGTACAGACGAAATCATGTTGTGTGATGCACATGGACATCAAGGAAATTTAGCTTTTGAGACGACGTGCATCCCCTTAAGGAACTTTTGTCGTCGTTATGCTTTTTTAGAAATGAtgtaattcatttaaagaaTTTTGTCGTCATTAATCTTTTTCAGAGACGACGTAATTTTGTTAACGATTTTTATTGTCATTAAGCTTTttagggacgatgtacatccatttaaggaattttaccgtcattaagctttttagggacgatgtacatccatttaaggaattttatcatcattaagctttttagggacgatgtacatccatttaaggaattttaccgtcattaagctttttagggacgatgtacatccattcaaggaattttatcgtcattAAACTTTttagggacgatgtacatccattcaAGGAATTTTATCATCGTCAAGCCTTTAAGGGGACAATCGTTTGTGCTTATCTTTGAAAACAGTGGCGCATGATTTGCTCAATAACACTTAAGGGATGCTGGACAATACTTATAATTCGAACAATTGCTTACATAAGATAGAAGTATCAAATTGGTTTTACAATGAAGTTTATGGTTCCTTTtcgtaatacctctttagatgTTCGACGTTCCACGGACGAGGTAGTCTTTTTCCTTCTGAATCCTCCAGGTGGTAGCTGCCCTGACGCAAATAATGGACaactctgtagggtccttcccaggaCGGTCCCAATTTGCAATGTGCTGGATCCTTTGTCGCAGGGGTGACTTTTCTAAGGACGAGGTCACCAATGTTGAATCTTCTTAGCTTCACTCTTTGATTATAGTATTCTGCTATCTTCTGTTGGTACTTTGCCATTCTTTCTACTGCCTGATCTCTAATCTCGTCCAGGTTGTCTAAGTTTTCCTTCAATTGGTTCTCATTGGTTTGTTCGTCGAAAAATTCCCTCCTTAAGCTTGTGAGACCAACTTCGACTGATATAACTGCCTCTGTGCCATATATCAGACTGAACGATGTTTCTCCAGTTGGTGTCCGCGCTGTCGTCCTATATGCCCACAAGGCACTTGGCAGTTCTTCAGGCCACATTCCTTTTGCCCCCACCAACCGAGACTTGATGATCTTGAGCAGGGTCCGGTTGGTTACTTCTGTCTGTCCATTGGCCTGGGGATGACCTGGTGATGAGTACTTATTTTTGATGCCCAAGCTCGAGCAAAATGACCTGAAGTTTTAGCTGTCAAATTGACGACCATTGTCTGATATGATCGTCCTTGGTATACCGAAcctgcaaacaatatttttccaaacaaaattttgtacctttgcttcGGTGATGTTGCCAGAGCTTCTGCCTCCatccattttgtgaagtagtcgatGGCGACGAGCAGAAACTTCACCTGTCTCTTTCCCTGAGGTAAGGGACCCATGATGTCGATCCCCCACTGTGCGAATGGCCAGGGAGATGATATTGTGGTCATTTTCTCCCTGGGGATTCTTTGAACATTCCCATATCTTTGGCAACTGTCACACGTCCTCACGAAATCAGCTACGTCTCGTTGCATTGTTGGCCAAAAGTAGCCAGCTCTCATGATATTTCTAGCGAGGGACTTTGCCCCCGTGTGATCTCCGCAGATTCCACCATGCACTTCTTCAAGGATGTACCTGACTTCCTCCTTTTCAACACATCTCAAATACGGTTGGGAGTAGCCTCTTTTGTAGAGTTCGTCATTAAGTATCGTAAATCTGGCTGCTCGTCTCCTTACCTTTTTAGCTTCCTTTGGATCATCCGGTAGTCGTCCTTCTTGAAGGAATGTGACTATCGGGCTTGTCCATCCATGATCTGTGTGAACGGAGGAAATCTGAAGTTCCAGTATGCTCggatggttttgttcttccgtCTTCCAATCGAACCTCTTACCTCCGCTGTCCATTGAGGCATTTCGGGCCACCTCATCAGCTTCTGTGTTCTGATTCCTGGGGATCTGGACGAACTCTATGTAATTGAAGGAGCTGATCAATTGGTTCGTCAGcttgaggtatttctgcatccttGCCTCCTTTGCCTCGTACTCCCCCCTTACTTGTCCAATGACGAGTTGGGAATCGCTCCGGAGTACAACATTCTCAGCTCCTAGTGCCCGAGCTACTCTCAATCCTGCCAGTAATGCCTCATATTCTGCTTCATTATTGGTCACAGGGAATTTAAGTTGGACTCCATACTTGATGACATTCTTTTCAGGAGAAGTGAGGACGATGCCAGCTCCGCCTCCGCGTTGAGTGGACGATTCGTCAGTATTAACCGTCCAGATGTTCTCTACGTTTTCAGGGACGGTGAACTCCGCTATAAAATCGGCCAGTGCTTGTGCTTTTATCGCCACCCTCGGACGGTATTTTATGTCGAACTGGCTGAGCTCGATTGCCCACTGCACCATTCTTCCTGCTGCTTCAGGCTTGTTCATTGCTTTTTTTATGGGCTGATCCATCATCACGACGATGGGATTGGCTTGAAAATATGGACGAAGTTTCCTCGAAGCCATAATCAGGGCGAAGGTAATCTTCTCTATACGCGGGTACCGTGCCTCGGCACCCTGGAAGGCCTGGCTAACGTAATACACAGGAAGTTGCAAACCACCATTTTCTCTAATCAATGCCGCACTGACAGCCGTGATTGAGACGGCTAAGTACAGGAATAGATCTTCACCTTCTTTGGACGGGCTCAAGAGGGGCAGGTTGCTAAGATAACTTTTTAGCTCTTGGAACGCCGCTTCGCATTCCTTCGTCCATGAAAACGCCTTCTTCAAAGTCTTGAAGAATGGAAGGCATTTGTCCGTCGCCTTTGAGACGAACCTATTGAGGGCCGCAATTCTCCCTGTTAGGGACTGCACTTCTTTGACCGTCCTGGGTGAAGACATTTCCAGGATGGCCCTGACCTTTTCGGGATTTGCTTCAATCCCTCTCTGCGACACTACAAACCCGAGAAACTTTCCTGAGGAAACCCCAAAGGCACATTTGGACGGATTTAGTTTCATGCTATACTGTCTGAGAGTGTTGAACGTCTCTCTGAGATCGTCCAGATGGTTTTCTTCTtccttgctcttgacgagcatatcgtcaACATGAACCTCCACATTTCTCCCAATTTGCTTCTCGAACATCTGGTTTACCAATCTTTGATAGGTGGCCCCTGCATTTTTGAGCCCAAAAGGCATGACTTGATAGCGGTAAAGTCCCTGGCTGGTGATAAAAACGGtcttttcttggtcttcttcagccatttgTATCTGGTTATATCCTGAAAACGCATCCATAAACGTGAGGAGTTTGTGTCCTGCTGTGGAGTCTACTAGCTGGTCGATTCTGGGCAGCGGGAAGCTATCTTTTGGGCATGCTTGgttcaggtctgtgaagtcgacacacattctccacttcccATTTGATTTTTTGACCATGACTACGTTGGCCAACCATTCTGGGTAGTGGACTTCTCGGATAAATTTTGCTGCAAGCAACTTATTTACCTCGTCCATCACTGCCTTATTTCGCTCGGGAGCAAAGACTCTCCTTTTTTGCTGGACAGGTTTCTTTCCCGGATCAACATTCAGATGATGCTAGATGAGGCTTGCTGGGATTCCTGGCATATCCTTATGGCTCCAGGCGAAAATATCGAGGTTGCTTTTCAAAAAGCTGACGATTTCGCCTTTCGTCTTTTAGCTCATGCTCGTCCCTATTTGGGTCATCCTTGGAGGATTCCCTTCAGCCAGATCTACCGTTTCAAGTTTCTCCATAATCTCTGGCGTCTTCTCCTCAATTGTCCACGTATGGTTTTCTTTTAAGGCCAGGACGACATGGTAGCATTCCCTGGCCAGTACTTGATCTCCCTTAATCTCCCCGATTCCATGTTCTGTTGGGAACTTCACCTTTAAGCAGTAGGTGGAGATAGCAGCCTTCCAGCGATTAAGCATTGGTCTGCCAATGATCACATTGTAGGACGAGGGTGAGTCTACTATTAGAAAATTGTGCTGGTTGGTTACCTGAAGGGGGTATGACCCGGCCGTTACTGTTAACGTCGTGATTCCTCTGGGGTATACTCTGTCTCCGCTGAAACTGACGAGGGGAGACTCAAAAGGACGGAGCCTTTTTGGGTCCAGCTTTAGTTGTTGGAAAGCAGGAAGATAGATTATGTCTGCTGAACTTCCACTGTCGACCAGGACTCTACGCGTGTTGAACCCCTCGATCATGATCATAATGACGAGTGGGTCATCATGGGGCTGCTTCACACTTCTGGCATCTTCCTCAGAGAAATGCAAGTCCTCACTGGTGCGTCTTTGCTTTGACGGTGGTACATTGTGGACGCTGTTTACCTGTCTTTGGTATGACTTCCTGAGAGACTTGAATGATCCTCCGGCGGTTGGTCCCCCGGCGATGGTCTTTATTTCCCCTAGTGCGTTCTGTGGACGAGGTTGGGGGCAATCTTCGTCTCTTCGTGCATTCATTGGCTGGCTTTTCTGTCCGTACCTGCCGAAATCCCCCCTTTTTACATACTGTTGTAGCTTCCCATTACGAATGAGCTCTTCAATCTGCTCTTTTAGGTCCCTGCAGTCTTCCGTGTAATGCCCATGATCTTTATGGAAACGACAGTATTTCCTCTTGTCGCGCAATCCAGATGCTGAATGGAGTGGTTTTGGCCACTTTAGGGATGGTTCGTCCCTTATTTCTGTTAGAATTTGATCTACTGGCATCACCAGCGGGGTGAACTTTGATGGACGAGGGTTTTTGTCGTCTCTCCTTCGATTTCCATCGTCATTCCGTCTGTCAGCCCGTTCCCGTTTTAGCCCTTTTTTTATcgtcctccttttctttcttcttttccctacTCTTATCTGCTCCATCAATAGCTGCCAGGGCTTCCtccgcgttcatgtacttctgagTTTTTATCAGTGCCTCGGCCATCGTCTTAGGGGGGTTCTTTGCCAAGGATGCCACAAAATCCCTGGACTTCAAACCTGCTTTGAAGGTCGTGAGATGTACCTTGTCATCTGTCTCGTCTATTTCCAACATTCCTCGGGTGAAGCGTGTCACGTAGGACCTTAGTGGTTCCTTCTCTCCTTGTTTGATGGTAAGCAAGTGGTCGGCAGTTCTCTTTGGTCGCTGTCCCCTTACAAAGTGACGGACAAAGGAGTTGCTCAACTGCTCGAAATTGTCAATGGACGATGTTGGTAACTTGTTGAACCATTCCCTGGCTGCTCCTTTGAGGGTCGTAGGGAATGAGCGACAGAAGATCTCGTCAGGCGGCTGTTGGAGGCCTAGGGTCGTCCTGAAGGTATTCAGGTGATCCAAGGGGTCTTTCAGCCCGTCGAAAGGTTCCAGCTGGGGTAGACAAAACTTGGAGGGTACAGGGCACTCCTGGACGGCTATAGTAAAGGGCGAATCCGTCTTCCGGACGATTCTCTCCAAGCTTTGGTCCGTCTTTCCTTTTATGGCGTTTcttagttcgtccatctctttcctcatctCTCTCAAAAGATCCGAGCTTGCTTTCTCCGGAGTGCTGGTTCGCCTTCTGTTGCTGTCTTCGTCGTCTCCCCTATCTGCACGATTGCTTTCCTGTAGTAGTCGTTGTTTCATCTCTTGGTTCTGTCTTGTGAGTTCTTCCACGGTTGCTGACAGCGACTGGATTTGCAGGGCCAGCGCAGCAGGATCTGGATTTGTACTGGATTCCATTTGGACTGGGGACAGATCACGTTTTGAATCGtcgttcccacagacggcgccaaactgatgatgaaTTGATCGTTAGTTGATTATGATCGTCCAGATGGAAGCCGTTCCTCGCCAAATCAATCTTCTGCAATCCGTGGACGAACGAAAGGAAGTAATTCGCCGACGTTGTGCCTGCAAAaaggtctccgatgccaaagtcagaaagaTTGACAAAGGAGAGCAATGGGAGTAGTATGCTAGAGTGTTTTCTTATCTCAGCCCTTTTGGGGTTCagtctttatatatgtgtgctCGCAGGCCAtttcttctagccgttggtggagTCTTGATGAAGGCTTTAATCTAGCCTTGTAACGTCCTTGCTGGGTGTTAATGATGAGCTGCCATTTCCAACGGTCTGAAGGTTGATTAATGTCTCGTAACCGTTCCGCGAGGAGTGGGAACGAGTGTTCAGGTCTTTGAGCGACGACCTTCTCTCTCTGGACGATTTTAGTAAGGTCGTCCCTATCTTGCATTGTATGGACGATTACCATTTTGGTCGGGCGTATCAAAAACTATTATTGataatattgttatttataGTACTCATAACCATACTTAACCAAAAGACTAACAGCTTAAGGAATAGTGTCCCGACTTTGTCTAATCTCTTTTATGAAGAGAATCCAAGTTCATATTTACTTCCCCATTGTTGTTACCATCGAACTATcaacaaaaaaactatttttgttagttgaaatatattaagttttacaattaaatttaaacacattattacattgaatttaattgtataaaaatatttaaacttcATTAGTCAACACAACtatgtgtttaatttttattgagaaatCAAATGTGTGTATCTAAGAAATTATATCTATTATATGAACAAAACCAATATTTTGTATAAAGACAAACTTCTtgttggcaaaaaataaaaacaaagataaacttcttttcaattaaaaagTTCACGAAGTTTATCGttgtggtttgtgtttttatgtaCTTTTTGTGTATCATGTCTTAAACAAAGTTCTCAGAAATTTCTTCATGGAGGAGAAATCATGACCCATTCAAAGAGAAATTAAGTGAATTCTTGGTAAAGGAAATAAATCCTTTGAACTTTGTGGAGATATAACTTATTAAAGAGGTTTCTTACTTTCTTAGATAAGATACTAGTCAAAAAGAACTTTGTGGAGTCACTGAAGAAATCATGTCCACATAAGTAAGCATGTCTTACTTATGTTTCTCTAAAAAAGATActagtaaatattattattatcttaataaaagcataattaaataatataaaagtgaCGTGTGACTTTCGCATTCCTTTAATCATCTTACACTCAATTTTTTTCCAGGGAAGGTAGAAGCGTAGACTCAATCCAATATtagtcaaatttataaaaataaaaatttggtaGAAGAAGAACCATCCTACTCTTTCTGATTCGTTGTTTTGAtttctgtttcttttatttaattcatattcagaggataataaaatttaaaaataataaataaataaataaacttgcACATAGTCCAACCAGTTGGTGAAGTTCTTGACTACATTGGACGTAGGTCACTCCGCGTGGGGTAACCCGGGTGGGTGGGTCAAGAGAGAGGTCTTGGGCCCTTCTGCCCATAGTTTATGGTGGGTTATGGTTTCGGATTCGGACTCATCATTTGAAGTGGGATTTCACTGTTTTAACCTTCGATAATACCTTCAACTATTTCCCttatgaataaatttaaattagtaGCAAATTTtggccataaaaaaaattaaaaaaaaaaaagattttcttaAGTAGAAAAGGGAAATTTTATGGTAGATATAAATGTGGTTGtattttgttagattttaaGTTGGTAAATTTCATGATAATGTATAAATTCATTAGTCTATTATGACTCATTCAATGTTcaaaattatttctcaaaaaaagaaaaaatgttcaAACTTAAAGTGTTTGTACAAATTTCAACTACCATTTGATTGTCTTCTGAAAGTGTTTGTACAAATTTCAACTACCATTTGATTGTCTTTCAATCgatcaaaatatctaaatttgatagttatttGAACAAGGTTCAATCAATTGGAAGTGACTTTTGAACTGCCCTTCCATAGAGGCTTTATCAATCAAAAACCAAGTCAAACTTGTTTTAATTTCGTGATGTTGGCTGTTGTATACACTCCATTTCGCACCTATAATCTAAcattgaaaaaggaaaacatgATCATTTTATATACCCAAAAATCCTTGTCAAATTTAGTCAATAACTCATTCATCACGTATTATgaaaatgatcttgaggttTCAACAATCACAACAATATATTCGGTTTCCAAATCTAACGGTCAGATCGAAGGATATcgcaaaatcaagttttaacaGTCTTATCCACACATTCATTTGGGTGAAACCTATCAagtgtgattaattgaaattaattttgattggttgataattaaaattaattaaatgaatttttgagattgttaagtatttttcttaaagtgTGATTTGGTGCATGAGAATAAAAGATAAACATTAATCTTGGATAGataatcaaatttttgaaataattatctTAGTGAATGCAGTCTGTTTTGGGAAAAGGGCAGTGGAGTCATTTTCTAATGATCAAAGAGGAGTGCAGGGCTCTTCCGAGCCGATGTAGGATTAGCTCTACATGCTTTTTACCATTAAAACTTTACTTATAAAGCATTCTACAACCCTACATGTGTGCACACATAATCAAAGCATGCATACGCAAGCGAAGAACCTACGCACACTAAGAACCTACGCACACATGCTTAAGGCtcctataggttttattttcaCCAAAACATCTTCcaagttaaatattttttatagttaaGCCCTAGACTAGTCGTGGACCTTTCTAGTGATATAATCATTGGGGAACAGGGGATAGagtcataaggggtacaaaataaGGTATCTACAAGGGTCAAAaccattattttcatatttgagctttaaaaaaaaaaattatatatatatatatatatatattacttgtACATTCGTCTATGTTGGTACTGTATTTTGTCCGgctttaaatttcaataaaaattttggcCTAAAAATGAAGGATTTCTTGGTTATAATAGTCAAATTCCAtttcttattgatttttatcaattttgatGTGGTTGACTAAATTTAATTGAGATTTAATTGAAATCTAACCAtgtgattggattaattttggAGCAATGGTTAAGATTATGAAATTCCTTTTAATTTGACTAGTCATGGGTGAAAATTGAACTTGGATTGAATGAGAtatcattgattgaataaaattatccATGTTGCaatttaattgtaaaaaaaaaaaaaaaatctgtaattTTCTATGGAATGTGTGCTAAAAGTTTAGTGTAATTTCCATGGAAAATTAGAACTAAATATACTATTTGAGTCTCTTTATTTGAACATCGAATTGATTATGgcaattaactaatttttataaattacatgtcctttttttatttggttctTTTGATTGTCTTATTTGGTCCCTTTATTTTAATTAGGTCAtgcatgtgattttttttttaaatcatattactttcttttatttaatggGCATGTCAAgatttattgaattattaagTGTTGATTTATAGTCTATGACACAATTCCTTTAAATGCATTGCAGTTCAAGTCCTAAATGGATGCACAGGTAATTAAATTAAGGTCTGTCCCAATCgttagaaaattttaagcaACCTTAAAGGGTAAAACATCACATTCTTATCCACTTCCATTCTTATCCACATACCCTAAACCCTAAGGGACcctatatttttatcttttttaaaggACATAAAAAAGAGAATCAACAACCGCTTTGAGGCTCAAACGTTAGAGATGTGCATGAATTGGGTTAATGGGTTTTTTCAAGTCAACCCACtatggtgggttaaaaaaaactcagcccaacccaacccatgtaGATCAAGTTAGATCGGGttggatatttttttaattaatactactactactactactattattattattattattaaatttagcaTTAAAACAACGCCATCACAAATAAGAGcaaatttataatcaaataattctAAGCATAACACCAATTagggtttggattttattttggaagaggggaaaaaataaataaataattgtataatattatatatataaatatatatatatatattatatatatttattaaattttaaatatatattaaatataggtgggTCAAATCAGATTAGGCgaatttgtgaatttttttacccaaacccaacccaacctactataaaaaaaattaaataaaaaaacttacaacCCAACCGCTAAAAATCAATCCAACCTGACTGGTTGGATTTGAACAAGTCGGTTTTGGCGGATTGGCTGCACTATCAAACCTAAATCCCTAGTCCTAGGAATCCGACCTACCACATTCCCACTACTCCCTCTTTGGTTTTCATCACACCAAATTTTCCCTCATCTCTGTCATCACTCAACCTAAAAATCCCAGCCACCATACAGCCAAcagaacaaaaagaacaaaactaGAAACAATACCCCTAAAACACCTTTAAAAATTCCACCTTTTTCCCATTTCCACCAACACAAAACAACAGCCATTCCACcctccaaaactccaaaaacaaaacccaaaatgcacacacacacaaaaaatccaattttttttttaatacatttgaAGCCAACAACGACTAtgaaaaaacagaattaaacaCAAAAAGTTCCCTCCATTCCTTCCCTAACCCGAAGCGACAATCAATAACAGCCAAAAACTACTACAGCAAACCTAAAAAGCAACCTCCTTTCTTCCTCAAACTAAAAAACAGAGCTTGAGGACCCAGAAAATCCCTCCTTTCTCACTTATTTGAAACCCCATTATagcaaacaacaacaaccacaaggagattcaacaaacaaaaaccagtccaagcaaagaaaaaagatacataaagaagcaaagcaaaggaagaaagaagaaagaatagagCAGAGACATCCTAACAatattttctcactttctcgtaTCTTTCTTTTCCGTTTTTTGTTCAATGCCTAATCTAAAGTTTGTTCCTTTTTTAGTTATCAATAGAGCATAGTAAGGAAACAAAGGtaaatgaacaaaaatacaAGGGAGGTAACACTGAACCTTTTCCATGGCATTTTTACTTTCCATCTATGCAATGCTTGCTAgaacattttcataacatttgattCACACAAGCATGCATGCCTATGCTCGAACATGCCTATGCTCGAACACAAAATTGTGCACACATGCTCACTACTCAGATTAGCATTCACATGAACACAAGACATGCACATAGATTCTTGTTCATAACCAAACCCCATGACCAAGCAATGCAGCAAACATCCCCACAACAATAGTAAACCCAAAACCCCTCAAAATCCAAAGGTTAAACCCCAAATCAAACTACACTCACAATTCAGACACACctacaaccaaacaaaatcaccaagACCCCTAAGCCTcaaacaaaatacaaatctCCAAACCCATTGATTTCAAAGAaccaaatgaaagaaaatgaaagcaataataaaaaataaaagtgagagagaagaagagcgATAGTCACCATTGGCCAAGGAAGGCTAAGGTCTTGAa
The Quercus lobata isolate SW786 chromosome 10, ValleyOak3.0 Primary Assembly, whole genome shotgun sequence DNA segment above includes these coding regions:
- the LOC115964570 gene encoding uncharacterized protein LOC115964570 codes for the protein MPVDQILTEIRDEPSLKWPKPLHSASGLRDKRKYCRFHKDHGHYTEDCRDLKEQIEELIRNGKLQQYVKRGDFGRYGQKSQPMNARRDEDCPQPRPQNALGEIKTIAGGPTAGGSFKSLRKSYQRQVNSVHNVPPSKQRRTSEDLHFSEEDARSVKQPHDDPLVIMIMIEGFNTRRVLVDSGSSADIIYLPAFQQLKLDPKRLRPFESPLVSFSGDRVYPRGITTLTVTAGSYPLQVTNQHNFLIVDSPSSYNVIIGRPMLNRWKAAISTYCLKVKFPTEHGIGEIKGDQVLARECYHVVLALKENHTWTIEEKTPEIMEKLETVDLAEGNPPRMTQIGTSMS